Below is a window of Rattus norvegicus strain BN/NHsdMcwi chromosome 5, GRCr8, whole genome shotgun sequence DNA.
ggggggactcACGTGACAAAGATGGGATAGATGAGGTTGGTGGCACTGACGGTGGAGGGGGTGGTCTGCCAGGCCCGAAGCAGTGGGTGAAAGTAGCCACTGTGCAGAACGGACTGGTGGTGCATGGTGGGGGCCGGCGGAACACAGCAGTCTGCTAAGACGGAGTCTAGGCTCCTGGGGTGTGTGCTGCAGCCTCAGCTCTGTAGGGGAATCAGGAGACAAAAGACACAGTCCCTGTACCCAGGGTCCCATCTAGAAGACAGCTCTTCCACGGTCCTGCCTCCCGCTTCTCCAGCCTCTGCTACTCATGGTGTGGTTTTACCAACTGCTGCCCCTCTAGAACCAGGTAAGGAAGGGAGACCTGTAGAACCTTCAGGGCAACTTCAACATAGTAATAGCATTGGGACACGGTTCACAGGACTgctagttaaaaaacaaaactagttTTCTAGTAACTTTAGATTGTGTCTCAGCCAAGAATCAGAAATTAGGAATAAAAGAACAGAACCGACTCTTCCTTGCCGTCATTCCGAGAAGCACTGATCTCTGCAACATTGAAACTTCAGTTATTCCATGAAGAACGCCCACCACCTGGCAGATTCAGATGTTACAACTTTTTTTGTGATGCGGTGGCTTGAACCCAGGGGCTTTGTTCCTATCAGGCAAGCATTCAACTACTGAGTTACAGCCCCAgcctgagtgttttgttttgattctgaGACAGTTTGACTTTGTAATTCAGGCTGGCCTTGCTGGAAGATAATTTTAGATAAGCAGCAAGTAAAATGCCCTGGAATCCTGCTGTTGGTGCAAAGCACTGCTGAGACCCTGGTGCATGGGCTGAGGCACTAGGCTCAGTGTGTTCCAAGAAGATGGAGCACTGCATGCATGGCCAACGGAGGGACCCGCACATGCACCTTCCCTGTATGGAGGTCTCTAAAGAGTTCTTGCAACCAAGGAGCCTTCTGTGCTGGCCAATCCGTGCCCCACACTGTGCTTTCttgtctcccctccttcccccactttattgatttttcttttgagacagggctggcTCTGAATTtcctatgtagctaaggatgatcatggactcctgatcctcctgcgcCTACCTCCCAAGTGCGGGATGATGTGCTACCGAGACAGGAATCCCAGGCTCTTACGCATGTTCAGCAAGCACTTGTTTTGTGATGCCCCGCTATTCCCTTTCCCTAGGTCTCCACTGTGCACGGTCTTCCCTCAAGTAAGCATGCCACCAACTTCTCCACTGTGCTTCTTTCTTGCCCACCTCACAATCCCTCTTATATAATAGTTCCTTGTGGCTCCGGCTTATCTTGTGGCCAGTTACAGAGCTTCTGTGGGGCAGGTTATGCTGAGTTCATGCCTCCCACACCAGCTCTCCATATACACTGACTCTAGCATAGAGGAACTATTTCATCACATCGAGAAAAGACAATAACTGCAAAGTAAGTGATAGAAGACTGAAGGAAACCTGGGTGTCACATGATTTCAGGAGCAGCTACTGTAGCCCACCATAGCACCCTCATAGGTGCTTTCTGGAAGTCACATGCCAGTCCCTGGAGGCAAGGCTGTTAAGTGTATTGTAGAACCAGGCAGCCTGGGCCTACATGATCCATGGGCCCagagaggagggcagaggagcTTATAGAAGACAGGGCTGGGGCTCTGTTCTGCAAGATGTATGGATCTGGCTGGGGTAAAGAGACAGTGCTCCCTCACAGAAGTGAGGATGATTGTGGACCGTTCTGAAACCTTGAGGATGTAGCAGGGGACAAACAGAAGGGGTAGAGGGATTTTGACAGGGATGAGTTCTGAGCAGCAAATAAGGCACTGACCTGGCCAGAGCCTGGCTTTGGGAGAACTCTGTGGCTGTAGagagcagacaggaaggaagcagaggagcACAGGAGCAGTGGGAGGTCAGGAGGCGGAGAAGGAAGGGCCATCTTGAGGCAGCTTTTAGGGCGGATGCTCTGACCCAGGGGACAGCTGAGACAGAGACGAGGCAGGAAGAGGGTGGTGGGACTCAGAGTTGGAGAGCCAGCTCCATTTTAGACATTTCCTTATGGAGATAACCTTTTGGCTACTAAGCAGCCAagtagtaaagaaaaaaaaaaaaaagaaaagaaaaagccacagATAGTAGAGGCTGGAAGGCTTAAATCTGCTCTTTCAACAAAGGGGACATCAAGGACTAGAGGGGGCAGGCACTTACCCAACGACAGcaaattaaaagtgaaaacaaGCCCAGAACCCAAGGGATCCTTCAGTGTGCCTGGCTGTTCGTCCACTTTCTCAGGCTCCTTCAGCTTCCTCCAAAGCAGCTCAAGGACCTGTCTTATCCCATTTCCCTCCTTGCTGGGGTTGAGGTTATCAGGAGCCACACAAGGACCAACCCTGCCACCACACCCCTGGGTGGGCCAGCCTCATCACAGGGCATGAGAGGGGCCAGGCCTCCTTAGAGATGCTCTGACTCTTAAATAACACACTGGACACAATCGAGGGTTTATCTATACACCACGTGCAGAATTTGGCTCTCACATCTGCCAGGAGGTAGCCCAGAGATGTAGAACTATCTGCTCAAAACAACACAGCTGGTTAAAGACAAAGTCAGAGTCTGAATTTGTGCTGGACTCCAGTTGGTCTCCCTCTACCTATGCTGAGTCTTGTTAGGTGCAAGGCATTGAAGGTAGTATTTTATCTCGTGTGGGTTACATTGCAAAATCAACATAACTCTTAGGAATTATGAaacagaggctcagagaggttatGGAACTTGCTCAATGCCACTTTGGATTGGAGTCAGATTTTGAAACCAGACCCACATTCGGATTCATCTGCCCAAGAATCAACCCTGTAGCAGGCCCTGGCTTCTGGAATCCACACCTGCATTCCCTAGCACTCACTCATCTCCTTTAAGAGCGACACTGATAGGCCATCTGGCtaaaagtaaaacttggagggcTGCCTAAGAGCTGCGCTATCCAAATTCTACTTCAAGGTAGctgggagggggggaggggaagagtggAGAGGTGTGTGAGGAGGTGCACTACAGCAGTTCCTGTTTTCCTGTGGTGGGACAGAACCCCTGGACCCTGATGCTCCACCACCAGAACAGCCCAACTTTGAGttaggctttgtttgtttgtttggtttggttttgaactTTCAAAGGCTTATTTTATGGCTAGGAGAGGTCTgcttacatgcatgtatatgcatcaCATGTCGGCAGCGCccacagagttcagaagaggtTGTCCGATCCCCCAGAACTAGAGTTGCTTATGGTGGTTGAGtcaaccaaacccaggtcctcagtaaGAGCAACACGTATTCTTCATCACTGAGGTACTCCCTGCCTGGatattttatttgggtttttattttggcTTCTAGATAAAACTGAGATGTTGGTgcaaaatttaaaggaaaaaaattctattCAATCCCTTACAGTTTGATAGGAGAAATGATGGGATGGAAGGCCACAGGATTAGAGCTCACAAAGGTAGTGAGGCACAGGCAGGGCCTGACCCGAAGCTCCTAACTTCTAGTCCAGTGCCCTCTACTACACAGTGTATGATAGCAGATGTTTAATGAATGTCCACAGAGTGGAAAGGTGCCCAGAGTTGATTCTGTTTGATAGAACCAATTCTAGATCAGGATTTTTCTTTGAGAGAAGTCCTTCAGAGTCTGGAAGATTCCCAAACACGGACAGGGCATTTTTCTCAAATTAAGAGGGTTTGCAAACTTGACCTTAAAGCCTGTGTCTTTAGGAACACAGGACCACAGGGGCCCAGACCACCTTCTCTCCCATTTTAAAACAGGTTCACTTTGCTAGCAAGCTGTACAAGGTATTGCAGAAAGAACTGTTTCTGGGCCAAACAATCCCAGAGTTGACTCTAACTTTGGGCAAGGCCTTTCAGATGCCCTCCCccttttttgaaaaattaaaatgtgctgATATTATCAAGCCTGCATGCTGTAGAGAAGATCAGATTCACGATGAGGTGTGTCTCACACCACAGGAGCAGCACAGGAATGCTAAATGTATGTCTAACCCCCAGCTGAGCTGAGCACACCTTACTGTGTGACCCTTCGCCACACCCAGGAAAGGACTTACGGTCCACCCACTGCCCGAGGAGAGGAGAGGGCCCTCCGGCAGCATGTGCTAGACAAGGAGGAAAGCAACACTGTAGAGAGGGTAGTTTCTTAGAGACACTGGAGGGTTGCTTTTCTGAAAGACTGTAAAGGTCTCACGCTCCTTAGGAGGCAACATCCCCCAACCCGAAGGTGAGACCGCCACTGGGAGCAGCTGAGAAACAGCTTCAGGGCCTGGGTTCCCAGGTTGTGCCCCCCTGCAAGGATTTCAGAGGCTGTGCTCTTGGCATAAACAGGAGTGAAGTTGAGCCAGGCTCTGCACTGGCTAGGGAGGAGCCTCTTCAGAAGGGCCAGCTAGGTAGAAGGTTTAAAGCCAGGAAATCTGAAGCCCCAGAGGCCCAACAAAGGCACCTGTGGCAGTTCTGAAAACGGACTGCCCCACGACCCATTTGCATTTCCTGAATACTCCTGCTGCCGCCTGCCACAAGGGTTAGAAGGAGGGATTAGAACTAGACCTTGTGCAGGCTTAACACGCCCCCCAAAGTCACCCCGCGCTGCCCCGGGTTTAGCCATCTCAAGGAGTTAGTTACCTTTCCGCAGACTGCTAAAGAATTCTGGCGGAGAGCTTCTATATCAAACAACTGTAAACTGAATTCTGAGACGAGCAGGTATCACACAGCAGGTCAGCTATAAATGTGATCTAAAATTCTGGAGTCTAGCAGCCCTCAATTCTCACGTCTGACATTAGACTGGGAAGAGTTCACACATATCTACAATAATGGAGGAGCCGAGAGAGAGAGTCCAGGTGAGAGTTGGGGAAGAAAGAACTGACCACGGCTAGTAGCAGGGTGGTTAAGTGTGTGACTTGGGGATTTAAAAGGCATGGGGACAAACTCTTCTTTTAAGCTGCATGACCTCTTGTCTTCTCATGTGGTCTGGGGCTTAAGCGGATCTCAATCGGCTGTTGTAATGactgagcagaggcaggagagaccTAGCACAAGTGACCCTTATTGTTTTCCCCACTTCTCCAGCCTGCCAGACACTTCACGCTATGCAGAAACCCGGACTAGCCCTGCGGCCTCCAAGAAAGGGGGCGGGTAGAGCCCAGCTTTGAGTCCATAAACCTGGATACAGCAAGACCGTGTAGCGGCACGAATCCCGCCCCCTCCAGTGGGTGCATAGGGACAGCGTCTCCGCTGCAGCGTTAGCGCTTCGGGAACACAGCGCCATTGGGGTGCACCTCGCTTTGTTCTGGGGTCGTCCTCCCAGTCCCCACTTCCTAGAGGCCGGCACCCGTTCACCTACCAGAGACGCTGCTCACCACCGCTCCGAGCCCGGATTCTTGACACAGCGCTCTCCCGCTCTAAAAGCGCAAGCCCACGTGGGGGCGGGGCGGCTCACCCGGAAGCGGCTCCCATACCGCCCGCCCCTACGGGAATGCAGCCTACACTCCCTTCGGGGCAGTAGGATCCTCGATCAGCTCGCGTGGCCAGATCCATGATTAGCGGGCTGGAATCTTGGCCAATCCAGAGTTTCCGGAGAGCCTGAGAGCCCGCCCATTCCCCCGCCCCCAGCTCTGGCCTCACTAGAAGTGGGAAGGCCCTAGGGGGTCCACGTGGGCAGTCGGAGCCTCTGGGAAGGGCCCTGGCTTGCAATCCAGAACTCATCCCAAAGTTCACTTGAAGGTCTTTTCTTAGCCTCCAGCAAATATTCACTGCGCTGCTCACTGGTAAAAAGAACAATTGGATGTCAAAGGCATTAAAACACCTCGGTAATGCCTAATACAGATGATAAATCCATGTTGGCGGACTGAGTGCTTTAAATTTGAGTTCAGCAGCAGACTGACTGTCCAGATTTAGTCTACATAATTGACTATCCAGCCCCTATCTGTCATGGGTTAAGAGATGTGAAAAACATTggaaaaaaaagccaagaaaacTAACTGTCCAAGTGTGATAGGCTATCAGGATTATATATATAATGGGTATATTAAAGTCTAACCAAAGGGAGTAGatttggtggtgcatgcctttaatctctaCACTAGGTGACACGTTGTTTGcccaaccaaaaaagcaaaaccacaaaCCAAACAGCAGTTAATAAACAAACATCCTGATCAAAGGTCTGGGGACTGGAGCATGGGGACTAGTGAGGTTTATGGGGCTTCCACAAAGACTTGTGGTGGGTAGTAAGGGGCCTGAGTGGAGGGAGACTTGGGGAATGACTGATTACTGGGGAGGTGATAAAATTAGTTTGAAGGTATAAGTGAGTAGTAGTGTGATAAATACTGTAAATGTCCTAAGTACCATcaaatcttcattttaaaaagtttaagatTTGTGAATCTCATTTTGGTTTTTAATAATTCACTAGGAAAATTGGACTTCAAGTTGTTAACATGAGAAGTTGGGTGAAGGGTATAAGAACCACATTCCTTGTAATTTTTCTGTAAATCTAAAGTTATCCTAACCGTTTACAACATTTACTAAAACACAAACAGAAGGCCAAAGCCCACTGGATCATCTCAGTGATCATAGATTAGCTCTAATACCTTGCGGACTTTCTCTTTAAACAGTGTTAACTTCCCATAGGTAAAAGTAGGGGGCTAGGgcacaaaacaattttaaaggaTTTGTCTTTATGTGTACAgatgtgtttgcctgcatgcatggcTCTGTACCAACCTCCTGCAGTGACAGGAGGGCAGAAAAGGGCATGTAGCTATagaagttgtgagctgccatgtgggtgctgggaaccaaaccctggtcccctgggagagcagtcattgcttttaactgctgagccatctcttcatagCCTCCAAGTAGTTTCGAATGGATTAGAACAAGAGCTCTTCCATGGCCCAGATCCAGGTTAGTCTCTGTTCATTGTTTAAAGAGATGAGAAAGTCTGATGGAAAACCTTCAGAATCCAGATGCCATTATGAGATGATGTAGGTGTGATTGAGAAAAAACTGATGGATGACCTCAGAGTCTTTCCAGATGTTgaattctttacttttaaatcCAAACCTCCATTCCCAGAAAAGGTTTCTCTTAGAATGTTATAGTTAAGCGATTGGGCAGGACAAACCCGAGACATGGAagagtttggtttttgttttgtttgaacatgctaggcaagtgctctgtgaCTGAGCCCCTTCCAATTCTTGACAGCCTTAGAGTGGAGATTAGATGGTAGGGTAAGCCCTTCTTACACAAGCCTTGAATAACAGGTTTAACTATGGATTTGATCTCACTGAAAGCAAAGGTATATTCTAGGAAGATCTACTTGGCATATAGTTATACATTTGAAACTGAGTTCAAAGGAAATCACAGGATTATAAATGGGACTTGAGTAGGTCTAGCACTGTGCTTATGGGAATTAAACAATGTTTCTGCTGTGAAGGAAAAAGCCTATAAACCAAAGGACCACTGGGGTTCTTTGTGAATATGACTTGAGAACTGTGTGTACTGGAGATACAGAGCTGTGGTTGAGAGCTAATAGAGGCAACATCTATGGATAGGAATTGATACTTGAAAGCACTTAGAACAATGCTAGACACTGGAAGAGCTTAGGAAGTGGGAGCTAGTGAGATATACAAAGTAACCAGGAGAATCTCAGGAAGAGCAGTGCCCTTAAATTGTGATTACTTATTCACCTGCTGGTAACCCAAGAAGACACAGGACTCTGTATGTGTGCTGAGGTTAGGGGGTAAAAGAGGGGTGTCTTGGTGAGTCCTTTCCAAAAGTACATTGTGTGGGTCATCATTTAAACAAGAATTTATTTGTAGAAAGCATTAAAATCTTCTCAACAGTCTCCAGTCACTTTCAACAAACTCTTCCCTGTATTTCCCTGACTAGTTAACAGTGTTCAACTATATTACATTACCTGTCAGCCTCATGTGCACAACTAAGACAGAGAAAGTGCTTGGAGCACtaaatggggaaaagaaaggcCAACAGGCACGCTCAAAGCTGCAGCAGTGGTGCCACATTCCTGAGCACCGTTTCTCTCACCTTCAGGGTCAGAGGTGCTTCTCAAGTCTCTTTAAAAGACAGGAGATGAGGAAACAATCTGAGGACCTTGCACTTTATCAGAGTCCCTAGACTAGAAGATGAAATGAataagaggaggagaaagcagggctgggaagcagaggcgggagagatggagacagaaaggCTGTGCCTGGAGGAGATAAAGtctctggaacttgctatgagTTCAGGGGATAAAAAGCAGCAGCCATCATCTGAGAGGTGGACTAGAGAAGAGACAATCTGGGATTTTATACCTTCCAAGAGGTGGCACTAGGTTCTACAGTGGCAGGCACTGAGTTACCGCCAAGTTTAAGCCACCTGCTTTTAAGAATTGGCACccttggggttgaggatttagctcagtggttgagcgcttgcctagcaaggccctgagttcaatcctcatctctgggggggtgggggtggggagttggcACCCTTTTTTGACAGATTCTAACCAACACTCAGAATTTAAGAGTATATGTCTTAGGAGTGGAGCCACACCAGAGCACTGGGCATCTACAGTCACTACAGGACTACAAAGCTAAGTGTAGAAAGCCAGAAGCCAAGCAATGCTACCATCGAGTGAGGAGATTTCCTTATTCTCTCACAGCTTTTTAGTCATTTCCTAAAGAGCAACCATTCTGAGCATTAATATCTATTGTCAATTACTGTACAGTCAAACAGGGTGACCATGGTCCAAGCCCCATTTCCCCCTGACCGGTTAGCAACTCTGCAACTTGGAACGCAGCAAGAAACATGTTATTACTTTTTTGGAGGAGCAGGGAAATAGGATCAAAAACTAGCTAGCTATACACTTTAAGTAAACAAGCAATACCAAACTATGTAGTCATTCGGAATCCCTTACACTAATAAGGCATAACCTGCAGACTGATGAAGCAAAGCTGGTTTCTGTAACTCAGACGCTCTGAGTTTGGGAAGAGCTAGCTAGCTTTGATCTTTCTGGTCAGTTTTTATTTTGATCTCAGGCACCGTTGCGGAAGATGGCTCTGCCTTGCAGGGAGAGGCTTCACATAAACACATCTCAGTATCTGAGGGTCCCTTCCACCGTGTCagagtctgcccactctctccagtCAGTTGtctacctcctcctcttcgtTCTGTTCTTCCTCATCCAGtctttcttcatcttcatcctcctcctctctgctttTGTCCTGCTCTTCGCAATCTTTTTTGTCTTTGTCCTTCTTCTTTTGCTCTGAGGCTTCCTTCTTGCCTTTCTGCTCCCGCCTGTATGCTGTAAGGAAGCAGGGGATTATTGTTTAATTAGACAAACCGAGTGAGGCACCAGAGGAATAAACAGGCCCATATCACATATTCGAAATGGTACCAACTCAACAGAGTGGAATCATGACCAGTCCTGGACCAGTGAATGGGACCTAATGGCAGTAGTATTGAAATCAGGTGATCAGGGAACAAAGGATGAACATCTTTCACGTGGTTTAAGAAGCAGAAGAGCACATGGATACCTTCTAGCGCTTCTTTCAATGGCGTTACGAACCGTTGGAACTCCATCTCTTCCATGGCTGACAGTACATCACTGGCATTGAGAGTCTTGCGCTTTCCTTTCATTGCAAAGTTATTGGCACTGGAAGAAAGAGCAAAGCCCTTCAGAAGCTTGTCAAAGTGGTGGGGACATGAGACAGCCAGAGATGGGGTGGGAAAAGCCACATTTATCTTAGATGAATGGGTTTTTGTATGGCACAGCTCAATTCATCCCTTCCCCGTACAAAGGGCTACGACAACCGTCTTGTTTAACCTGCCTCAGAATTTGTGAGGCTGCAGGAGAGCTGTGAGTCGCTCTCTAGTGAAGCAGGGAACTGGGGCCTGTGGGTTCCAGGACACGAACGCAGGGTTAGGATCCCGCTGCGCCTCCCTTCCGCCTCTGCTCGGCTTACCAGGATGTGGCATACAAAACGAAAACACTGGCCGCGCGGGAGATGGCGCTTCGGGCCTCCTTGGAGATGTTGACACCGTCCGGTAGCTGCAGGGAGAGTGGAGATGAACACACATGCGGATTCTGTTAACTTTCTGGCACACGTCCGCCCTCGACCCATTCTCCAGCCCGAGCAGCTCACCGCCTCCTTGATGATCCTGGTAATGACGGCGTTGGGCAGATTTAGGTCCTCAGGCCTCTCCGCCATTGCCTCCGCTTGGGCCCTACCCTCCTCCTCAGGTCTCCTCGCAGACAGTTCTGGTGTCTGGACTTCCCGCGTCGCTAAGATATGACCCTCGGAAGCTTCCGTCCTACCCTACGTTGCCAGTGTCCCACAGTGCTTTGCGCACCACAACTTCTCTGCTACATCAACCCCGCCACAAGTCTCCAGGGTAGCCCAGCTTTTCCATGTCGCAGTTGTTTCGGACCATTGAGGTTTCCATCCGCTTCCACCGCATCCTGGACGTTCCACTCCAGGCTTGTTTCTTACTACACATCGCTGGAGCTTTCGGACTAAACTAAGTTTGACTCTCTGAGGTTTCCGTCTATTCTCCCATCGTGCCGTGCGCCGCTGCTAGGCAACCGTGCGGCCTGGTGCTTAGTTTGGAAGGGGTAGGCGTAGACTGAGCCCGACAAGGCAGGACTGGGACCGACGAGTGGGCGGGGCCTCTAGAAGAAGTGGGCGGGGCCAAGACTTGGGAGTGCTTTCGCAATCTCAGTATTGTCCGCCCCCAGAGGCTCAGAACACAGCCCTTTGGAATCTGCTTTGATCCCGCGAAATCGCGGACTACGGACACTTGAGTGGCCCTCCCCATCCCTTTTTTTCCGGAACTCAGTGTAGCTTTTCATTCAATTCTACTACACCGAATTATGCATTAGAATTGTCCATCTTTAATTTCATTCCCTTCACAACTTTGTGATAATTGTATTAAGAATAACTTTTATCTAAAATTTCGTTTAAAAAAATGCTATTATTCGGACAGCAGTAACCTGGGCAATCTCAAAAGCTTGATGAGACTTCGCAGCTCAATTCGGACTGGTTCGGTAATGAAAGGGCGAAAAGCATTTGACTGTAAGAATAATGCATTGTATTCTCATTCAAAAACCCGtgttaaagtattttttaattcattatgTGAGTCATCTTACATTTTTCTTATCAAAATCATCATCACTTGAGTTAACATTTACAATGTCGCTTTAAGTTGTATAATTTTCATAttaagcacagaaaaaaaaatactcctgAGAACTAATGCttatttccttcttaatttttctttctttttttttttcttgaaacatgtTCCAAgactttttcctatttttaatggAGACGTTACAAAGAAACATTTTCCTAtttggagaaacaaaacaaaacgatcCAACAGTTTTAGGGTGATGATGCTAAGGGATTGTTCTGATggagagaattctgcacttagAACAGGCCTGTCTTAAGGATGTCATAAGCCTTAGTTCCAGCCACCATTTAGCTAGAACTGGTGCTGTCAGGCATTTTGATCTAGGAGAAAAGCCAGAAATCTAACATTATAGGACCATTTCAGTTTTTAAGACATGGGCTAAAAGTGCCTGCCAAGATAAATTACTCCTAGGCCAGGTGCAGCCCAGGCCACTAGATCCCTATCTCTAATTTAAATTAGAAGCTGTTTAGAACCAAGTGTTTGTTTATTGCTATTCTCTATGTCCCAAACAGGTCCTCTCATATATTTGACAGTCAATAAGTataaatagaagaagaaaaggacactgtccttaaaagttaaaaagggggggttggggatttggctcagaggtagagcgcttgcctagcaaccaaggccctgggttcggtccccagctccggaaaaaaaaaaagttaaaaaggggacagggtgagatggctcagtgagctgTGTAGTCTCTGGGTTCATTACAGGATGGCCTTCCTGTTAACCTCCTTGTGTGTACCATGGCACCCATGCCCACCAAATAAAgggataaaatataattatatattaggAGCAATAAGGTAGTCGTAGTGACTGCATAGCATCTTTAAAAGGGAGATTGATAATAGCTTAGTATAATTTCATTTACttgtctctctctatgtatagtgtgtgtacaTAGATATGTGTGAGCATGAACATTCACATGGTGctgatgtggaggtcagaggacaactttggaagTTGGTCTTTCTTTGCCTTCTACCTTAAAAGAGGATCTCTTTTTGGCTGTTTACAGAATCTTATTGCAGGCTAGCCCACAAGCTTCAGAGGATTCTCTGCTTTCTATTTTATAGTAGGAGCAATGAGATCACAGATGTCCGCTGTGCctggctttatgtgggttctggatatttgaactcagggcctcatgctttGCCCTCCAAATGCTTTAGTTACTAAGGCATCTCCCTAGCCTGGTAATATTTACTGGGTACTTGTTACATGTCATATGTAGGGGTTGGTGATACGTctacagtttttttcttttttctttttttttttttctttttttcggagctggggaccgaacccagggccttgtgcttgctaggcaagcgctctaccactgagctaaatccccaacccgcgtctacagttttttaaatatatttttaaagatttatttcatgtatgtgagtacactgtagctgtcttcagacacaccagaagaaagcattggatcccattacagatggttgtgagccaccatgtggttgctggtgactgaactcaggacctctggaagagcagtcagtgctcttaaccgctgagccatctctccagcctgcgtGTACAATTTTTACAAAATTAATCAAAACATTTTtgagatcataatataattacatcatttccccttccttttccttcctccatacCCTTCTCATGTACCCCTCccttctttttcaaattcattgcctcttttcctttgttgtttctctctctctctctctctctctcacacacacacacacacacacacacacacacacacacacaccgttaaGTCAgaataatgttatttgtatgtatgtcttcagggctgaccatttggtattggatgaTCAGTTTGTATGACCCTTCTCCCTGGGCAAACTTTCTTCAGATCCCGGCATTCCTCAATCTCCTGTGGTTCTTTATCTAGGGTTGGCCTCCTCCGCTTTCCTTCCCTGTGAGCATGTCTGATGGTGCTGTCCTTggtcagctcatgtttaggcaatTATGTTGGTGGGGCTACGCGGGCGTAGCTTCTGAAGTTTACAGCCTCACAGCAAAACCCGTGCTCCCCTGGCTCCTGTCACCTTATCATCTTCTAGTGTAGTCCCTGAGCCTGGGCTGTAGGAAATGTGTTGTCAATGTACCCGTCGGGACAGGGCTTTATAACCACAGTTTGATTGGCTGTTGTTCTCAGTAACAATCTCTGCCaaatgcaaagagaagtttccttcatGAGGGGTGAGGACCGCACTTCTGTGGGTAAAAGGACGAATACTTAGAGTGTAGTTGGGGATTGCGCTGGTTTAGTAAATGCatggttgtaggttctcctttaagatccatgacttcaggggctggggatttagctcagtggtagagcgcttacctaggaagcgcaaggccctgggttcggtccccagctccgaaaaaaagaaccaaaaaaaaaaaaaaaaaatccatgacttCACTATTCCGGATTAGATGACA
It encodes the following:
- the Pole3 gene encoding DNA polymerase epsilon subunit 3, translated to MAERPEDLNLPNAVITRIIKEALPDGVNISKEARSAISRAASVFVLYATSCANNFAMKGKRKTLNASDVLSAMEEMEFQRFVTPLKEALEAYRREQKGKKEASEQKKKDKDKKDCEEQDKSREEEDEDEERLDEEEQNEEEEVDN